Proteins found in one Mytilus edulis chromosome 2, xbMytEdul2.2, whole genome shotgun sequence genomic segment:
- the LOC139511818 gene encoding probable G-protein coupled receptor B0563.6 — protein MQSTTISMTYTSISENVTANITSDNGTTASSKKVLSLLDQLNQYDEFKAAVVINNYYLYVLCALGIPGSACALITICRMKPLTSSSVYMAMLSLVDAMNLVFKLLYLLLTLYDVRLFDNGCRTMFFIGTFLMHYSNWLLVSMTIERFIAIWFPLQVTKLCTKRRAFINMIVLAIILMALNFQFYWTTVELPHKVYVWQCSFMDEYVHFITKVWYWIDGAAYSIVPFILLLIFNTMIILGIKMASSKQRMLTNKIDKTQNTDKIKHQQQITIMLVSISVVFIILTMPNCAFFIMQDYWDYTKDVHTYAQYFLVYNIVFFLSDLNHAINFYMYFLSGRKFRTMFINMICCCRKKPLRRPYSTTMTQMSSVSMRNGSAFNTTLSSQQDILKNSANGTDHSSNSTVNTIA, from the coding sequence atgcaGTCGACAACAATATCGATGACATACACATCAATAAGTGAGAATGTGACAGCTAATATAACTTCGGACAACGGTACAACAGCATCGTCGAAGAAAGTACTGTCTCTTTTGGATCAACTTAATCAATATGATGAGTTCAAAGCTGCAGTTGTTATCAATAATTATTACCTTTATGTTTTATGTGCTTTAGGAATTCCTGGTAGTGCATGTGCTCTCATTACGATATGTCGCATGAAACCTCTTACATCATCATCTGTTTACATGGCCATGCTATCCTTAGTCGACGCCATGAATCTCGTTTTCAAATTGTTATACTTGCTTCTTACACTATATGATGTCCGACTATTTGATAATGGTTGTAGAACTATGTTCTTTATCGGAACATTTTTAATGCACTATTCGAATTGGTTGTTAGTATCTATGACGATTGAAAGATTTATTGCGATTTGGTTTCCGTTGCAAGTCACAAAATTATGCACTAAAAGACGTGCCTTTATCAATATGATAGTTTTGGCAATAATACTGATGGCCCTAAACTTTCAATTCTACTGGACAACAGTTGAGCTACCACATAAGGTATATGTGTGGCAGTGTTCTTTCATGGATGAATATGTGCATTTCATCACTAAGGTATGGTACTGGATAGATGGCGCTGCTTACAGCATAGTACCTTTCATACTACTCTTGATATTTAATACGATGATTATTCTTGGAATAAAAATGGCGTCTAGCAAACAAAGAATGCTGACcaataaaattgacaaaacacaAAATACCGACAAGATTAAACACCAACAACAGATAACTATTATGTTAGTCAGTATCTCAGTTGTGTTTATTATCTTGACTATGCCGAACTGTGCATTTTTCATCATGCAAGACTATTGGGATTACACTAAAGATGTCCATACGTATGCACAATACTTTCTGGTGTATAACATCGTATTTTTCCTGTCGGATCTTAACCATGCTATTAATTTCTATATGTATTTTCTTAGTGGTCGTAAATTCAGGACGATGTTTATAAACATGATTTGTTGCTGCAGAAAGAAACCACTCCGTCGGCCATATTCGACAACAATGACTCAGATGAGTTCTGTGTCAATGCGTAATGGCTCGGCATTCAACACTACCTTATCCTCTCAACAGGACATTCTGAAAAACTCGGCAAATGGAACAGATCACAGCAGCAACTCTACTGTAAATACAATTGCTTAA